ATAAAAACTTTAGAGCCAGAAAAAGGTAAAAAGTATGTTTATGGTATGAGAGGAATTGCAAAACTTTTTGATTGCAGTATTTCTTCTGCAAACCGACTTAAGAAATCAGGAAAAATAGATGAAGCAATCATTCAAGATGGTCGTAAAATTATTGTTGATTCTGAACTAGCCTTAGAACTTATGAAGGCGTCTAAATAAAAAAAGCATAGAGTGTCCGCTCAATGCTTTAGAATATTTTCAAAACACAGTATTAACCACCGTATAGAACAAATATACGGATAATCTCAATAAATATGTCAGATATACCATATTTAAGGATTGGTACATCCTATTATAAAATAGTACAAGTTCCAACAATAAACAATCAATTTAACGAAGCTTTAATAAAATGGGATGTTTCTACCATTATACAAGACCATGGCAGGAAGTATTTAGATGATATTCCTAAATATCATGGTAAAATATGTTTCCCGGATCATTTTGATTTTTCTAAAGAATTTTATGGGTTTTACAATACCTATTCTCCGTTAAACCATACACCAAAAGAAGGCGGTGTTAAAAATACTATTAAGTTTTTTAATCACATTTTTGGTTCACAGTTTGAACTTGGGTTAGATTATTTTAAGCTTTTATATGAGGTTCCAACACAAATACTCCCTGTTCTATGTTTGGTTAGTAAAGAACGTTCTACAGGTAAAAGTTCATTTTTAAAATATTTAAAAGAAGTATTTGGACAGAATATGAGTTACTTGGATAGTCACTCCTTAAACAGCAATTTCAACTTGGATTGGGGAAACAAACTATTACTTGGTTTAGACGAAGCTTTTCTTCAAAAAGAGGAAATAACGGAAAAAATAAAATATCTCTCCACATCAAATAAAAATAAGATTGAGGCTAAGGGTAAAGAACGATTTGAAGTAGACTTTTTTGGTAAGTTTATTATGTGTAGCAACAAAGAAAATTCATTCATTAAAATTGATTCTGATGAGATTAGATTTTGGGTAATTAAAGTTCCTGTAATCAAACAAGAAGATGTTAATTTTCTAGATAAGTTAATTGATGAGATTCCAGCCTTTCTACACTTTATTAAAAATAGAAAATTTGCTAGTGAAAGAAAAACTAGAATGTGGTTTACTGCACAACAAATTTATACTCCTGCGCTTAAAAAACTAGTAAACAATAATAGAAATAGAGTGGAAAAAGAAATAGCACACCTTCTTTTAAGTGTTATGGAGAAATTTGAGTTAGAAGAAGTACACTTTAGTTTGATGGATTTATTAAATGGGCTTACAAAAACAAGAGTTAAAACGGATTTAACACAACTTCGCGCGTTATTAAAAAAAGAATGGAAAATTGAGTCAAAAAACAACTCTTTTAACTATCAAAAATTTGTTATTCTTAGTGATGGAGAAATCATACTTGTAGACACAAAAGGAAGGTATTTCACCATCAAAAAAAGTTTTTTAGGTAAAAACTTTGATGATTTGATGACGGACTAGCCTATATATACTCTTAGTCAATAATAATAAGGGGCTAAGCCGTCATCAAAACCGTCATCAAAGCGTCATCAATAAAAAAAATGATGACATGTTTAAAAAAAATCTGATGACCTGATGACAAGTTGATGACGCAACTTTCCCTTTACTGTAAAGAGATTCAAGAGTATCGTCATCAAATCATCAACTTTTAGATATTCTTCATACGCATAATACAAACAAAAATGAATTGTAAAAAAGCAAAACAAATAGACCTAGTTTCTTACCTAAAAAAACAAGGATTTAGAACAAGCAAAACCAATACAAAAGATGTTTGGTTTTATTCTCCTTTTAAAGAAGAGAAAACACCATCTTTTAAAGTTAATACTACAAAGAACGTATTCTTTGACCATAGTTCTGGTATTGGAGGAACCATCATTGATTTTGTGACAAATTACAATAATTGTTCAATCAGAGAAGCCTTAGTTATTTTATCCGAAGGTTCTTTTTCTTTTCACCAGCAAAAAAAACAAGTTATCATTGAACCAGAACCAACCTACTCTATTAAAAAAGTAACCGAATTAACGAATCAAAATTTATTGGATTATTTAAGCAGGAGGAAAATCAATTTACAATTTGCAAAACAATTTTGTTTTCAAGTTCATTACTCTTTTTCTAATGGAAAAGAAAACTACGGAATTGGATTTATGAATAATGTTGGTGGATTAGAAATTAGAAATGAATTTTTTAAAGGTTGCTTAGGTAAAAAAGAAATTACAACCATAAATAATAATTCTAACGTTGTTTCAATATTTGAATCTTGGTCTGATCTGCTCTCATATTTTTCTATAAAAAATGAAATTCCGAAAGAAAACTTTATCATACTTAACTCTACTTCTTTAGTAAAGAAAACAATGGGTTTATTAAATGAATATTCTGTAATAAAATTATTTATGGATAACGATGAAGCAGGAAATAAAGCTACCGATTTTTTAATAGAAAATGCAAATGGTAAAATTATAGACAGCAGAATCTATTATGAAAAATACAATGACTTAAATCACTATTTAGTGAATCGAAATTAATGCGGTCAGTTATTTGCAAGGTGTGGCTAATGTTCACGAAAAGTGCACATTAACCAAACCTTGCTATTCGCATAAAAATGCTCATAGAAAAAAAACATACTAAAAAAATATAAAATAATGAATAATCAAAATAAGACTAGAATGGTATTCTATTTAGATTTTAATGATAAAATTCTACTAAATAATCAATGTGAATTATTACAAGTGAAAGCCTCTTTCTACATCCGACAATGTGTACTTGAGAAACTAGGGAAACCAATTTTAGAAGTAAAACAAAAACAATTAGAAACCAAAAATTACATATTACAACTTTTTAAAATAGGTAATAATTTAAATCAAATCTCTCGTAAATTAAATTCTGGAATCAAGTTAAAATTAACAGATGAAGATTTAATAATAAGTGATATTGAAGAGTTAAAAAAACACATTATTGATATAAAATCTAAACTTAACTAACATGGAAGAAAACAAAAAAGTATTGTATTTAATGCAAAACGTATGTGACAAATTAGATACTCTAGAAAGTAATATTAACACTATAAGAGAAAATAAAATTGACAACAAAACTTTTGGAGAATTCATAGAATCACAAAAACAAATACTTATGAAGCAACATAAGTTAAATATAAATCAAACAAGTGCATTTCTTAGTATCATAAAAATAGAAGAATCTATAAAATCATTAAGTAATAAACCAAACATAATTAATCAAAAAAAAGAATATTATCTGTTTGGTAAAGACACTCCGTTTACATCTAAACTTTTGCTTTCAATTATCACTTTTATTTTAATAGCTTTTTCTGGGTTTAAGTACATACCAAGTTATCTAAATGAAAACAGTGAACTTAAAACCGAAAGAGACGAATATAAGTTGTTCTACGAGTATTTTTTTTTAGATGCTTATTCTAAAAATAATAAAACATCTAAAAACATTGCTTCAATACTAAATGATATTCAGCAAAAAGACACGGTATTATTACGGTATGTGCATAAACTAAGTAAACAATACAATACTCAACTAAAAAAAGAAGCTTTAGAAAAACAATTAGAGGACTTAGAAAAAGGAAGATGATAACAAAGCTACAAAGTATTTCTTTTACCAAAAACGCTTTATTGTACTGTGAAAAAGGTGGAGAAGTTTTAACTACCAATAAATGTTTTGGTAATGCAAATGATATTTATAATCAAATGAAAGAAAAAGAAACACAGAATGATAGATGTACTAATAAAACGTTTCATATAAAAATTAGAGCAGCTCCAGAAGATAAAGGCAAGTTAAACAATCAAGATTGGATTGATATTGCCAATAGATATGCTTTAAAAATAGGTTTTCAAGACAATATGTTTGCAGTTTATCTACATGAAAAAAACACAGATAAAGAACATATTCATATAGTGAGTACAAGGATTGGGGATAATAATTTAGCGATCTCAAATAGCTATACACATTATAAAAGTCAAGATTTTTCTAGAGTAATAGAAAAAGAATATAACTTACGAAAAGTTGGTAGAAAGCTTGAAGCATTAAAAATGAATCAAGAGTTTATTCCTAATAACAAACATACTACAGACCTTAAGGAAGCTATTTTTTCTGCAATAGATATTTCAGATAGTATTGAAGATGTTGTTTTTATCCTTAAAAATAAAAATATACAAACTAAAATAGGTCGTGGTATTTCTTTTATCGATGCTAAAGGAGTAAGAAAAAAAGGCTCAGAAATAGATAGAAAACTATCTTTAAGAGGTATTGAGAAACTTTTATCTTACGAACAACAAGAAAAACGAATGAATAAAAAAAACAGGGGTTTTAAAATGTGAATTTTTGATTAAAACATAGAACAATGTATAAAACTATAAATATCTATTTATAGCTTTATACTTTTATACTTTTATAGTTTTATATACTTAGAACTTTCTTTTTTATATAAATGCACTTTTATATAAAAAGATAAACAGTACGTGACGCCTGCCGCTTAGGCTCATTTTAAAAATCAGTTGATTTTTGCTAGTTAAATTAAATAAAAATCAACTGATTTTTAAAACGGAAAAACTAATTCTCTAGATGTATTTAAAAGATAAATATTTTATTATTGAATTACACTGAAAAAAACACACAACATAACCTATTTAAAATCAGTAAATTATGTTTTTTACATAAATTAGAAATCAATTACAAAGAAAAATACTTGTTTTTTAATTATAAATACCACTATCTTTGTATCAAATTAGAAAACGATTACAAAGAAATTTTATGACAAACATTAATCAAATAGCAGAAGTTCAATTTGGACTTTATAAGAAAAAAAGCAAGGATGGAGATACCAAATATCTTACTACTGGCCATTTTGATAATTTCTTAAATCCAACGCTATTTGATGATAGTTTCATCAAAATTACAGGTAAAGATACAAAATTTTTACTACAACCTAATGATGTGATTCTTACTGGAAAAGGACAACGAATTTTTGCCTGGAGTTACAATGAGTCATTTGGCAAAGTTGTTCCTAGCTCATTATTTTACATTATTAGAGCAGATGCAACATTGATTGACAGTCGCTATTTGGCTGCTGTACTTAATTCTGAACGAAAAAGATACGAGTTAGAATTGCTTGGTGTGGGTTCTTCTATAACATCTATTGCTAAAAACGATGTTTTAGATTTTGAAATACCGCTACCGAGTTTAGAAGAACAACAAAAAGTTATTGATGTACTAGATCTTCTTGAAGAAGAAATAGCATTAACAAACGAACTATTAGAAAAGAAAAAAGCGCTGAAAAAGGGAATTTTAAACGAATTAATAACAAATAAAATGAAACTGTAAGACATAAAAAAAGCCTTTAAAGCTGGTCGCCTTGAAGACTTTAGATTGGTATTGTTTATACTCAGTGGCTTGTCACCGAACTGAAATTAACAATGTTCTTGGAAAAACAAAAGTATACCAATCTTATGACATATCAAAATTACGATGTGTATAGACTCGGATTAACACACTCTACTCCGAGATATTGAGTGTATTTTTAAATTATAGTAAAATGAGTAATACTAGACACGTAGTCCCAAACCAAGATGGTGGTTGGGATTCTAAAAAAGGAGGAGCAAAAAGAGCTTCAAAAAACTTTGAAACAAAGAAAGAAGCTGTAGATTATAGCAGAGAACTTTCTAAGAAGCAAAAAACGGAATTAGTCATTCATAAAAAGGATGGCAAAATTCAGAGAAAAGATTCTCACGGAAACGACAACTTTCCTCCAAAAGGCTAATTAACTAATAAGGAGCGATAGGAAACTATCGCTCCTTTAAAAAAATAAAAAATGAGTAAACTAACACAAAGCGATATCAACAATAAAGTATGGAAAGCCTGCGATACCTTTAGAGGCACTGTAGATGCAGGGCAATACAAAGACTACATACTTACAATGCTCTTTATTAAATACATAAGCGATGTAAACAAAGAGAAGAAAACCGAATACGAGAAAAAGTATAATGGAGATAAAATGCGTATAGAACGTGCTTTAAAACACGAGCGTTTTTCGTTGCCTGAAAAATCGTCTTTTGATTATCTATATGAAAAACGTAACGAAAGCAATTTAGGAGACCTAATTAATATTGGACTAGAAGCATTAGAAGAAGCCAATAGAAGCAAACTAGAAAAGGTGTTTAGAAACATCGATTATAATAGTGAATCGAATCTTGGAGAAACAACAGATAGAAACAGACGTTTACAGCATCTTCTAAATGATTTTAAAGCATTAGACTTAAGACCTTCTAATCTAAATAATAACGATGTTATTGGTGATGCTTACGAGTATTTAATAGGGAACTTTGCTGCTGGCGCAGGTAAAAAGGCTGGTGAATTCTATACAGCTTCACAAGTATCGCAATTATTGGCAAAATTAGTAGAACCAAAAGCAGGAGATCGTATTTGCGACCCAACTTGTGGTTCTGGTTCGCTGTTGCTTAAAGTAGCAAAAGAAGTAGGCAGTACTAATGTTTCGCTGAATGGGCAAGAAGTAAATGGTTCTACTTATGCTTTAGCACGTATGAATATGTTTTTGCACGAAATGGATAATGCCACTATAGAATGGGGTGACACCTTAAACTCGCCAAAATTGGTTGAGAATGATGCTTTAATGAAATTTGATATAGTCGTAGCCAATCCACCGTTTTCTTTAGATAAATGGGGAGCAGAAGATGCTTCTTCTGATAGATACAGCCGTTTTCATAGAGGTGTACCACCTAAAAGCAAAGGTGATTATGCATTTATTACCCATATGATAGAAACCTTAAACGAACACGGAAAAGCGGGTGTTATTTTACCTCACGGAGTTTTATTTAGAGGAAGTAGCGAAGGTAAAATACGTAAGCAATTGATTGATGAAAATTTATTAAAAGCTGTGGTTGGTTTGCCCGCAAATTTATTTTACGGTACAGGTATTCCTGCTTCTATCTTAATTTTTGATAAAAATAAAGGAGACAATACAGAGGTGTTATTTATTGATGCCAGTAATGAGTTTGAGAATGGTAAAAACCAAAATCGGTTACGCGATGAAGATGTTGACAAAATTTACAACACCTTTTCTGAATGGAAAACAGTTGATAAATACAGCCACATTGCTACATTAGAAGAAATACAAGAGAACGACTACAACCTTAATATTCCTAGATATGTTGATACGTTTGTTGAAGAAGAGCCTGTTGATATTGTAGAAACTCAAAAAGAGATAGTTGCCTTGAAAGCGAAATTAAATGAGGTAGAAAGCCAAATGGAAGTTTATCTTAAAGAAATGGGATATTAATATGGTGCGAGATATTAAAGATTATAAAAAATCGAAAATCGGGTTGATACCTAAAAACTGGGATATTAAAAGGGTGGCAGAAGTCACAAAAGTATACGATGGTACTCACGCAACTCCCAACTACGTTAAGTCAGGAGTCCCTTTTTATAGTGTTGAACATATTTCTAAAAATGATTTTTCAAAAACAAAATATATTTCAGAGGAAGTATTTCATAAGGAAAGTAAAAGGGTAATTCTAGAAAAAGGAGACATTCTAATGACTAGAATCGGAGATGTTGGCACAGCAAAACTTATAGATTGGGATGTTCGTGCTTCGTTTTATGTGAGTTTAGCATTATTCAAGAAAAGTGAAAATTTTGATTCTAAGTATTTTGAATTGTTTATCAATTCAAATATTTTCCAGAAAGAAATAAATCAAAGAATGATACACGTAGCTTTTCCTAAGAAAATAAATTTAGGCGAAATAGGTAAATGTTATGTTTCCCTACCGCCTTTAAAAGAACAACAAAAAATAGCTCAAATCCTCTCACAATGGGATGAAGCTATAGAAACAACACAAAACCTTATTGAGCAACTACAGTTGCGTAAAAAAGGATTAACGCAAGAGGTGTTGACTGGTAAAAAACGTTTGGCCGGATACATTGATAAGTGGAAGAAAATAAGTATTGGAGATGTTGCCACCCAATTCACTGACAAGAATAAAGATAATGAAGATATTGAAGTACTGTCCTGCACTAAATACAATGGTTTAGTTCCATCACTAGAGTATTTTGGAAGAAAAGTTTATGGTGATGATTTGAGCAAGTACAAAATTGTACCAAGAAACTATTTTGCCTATGCAACTAATCACATTGAAGAAGGTTCTATTGGTTATCAAAATATTTGGGATAAAGGTTTAGTAAGTCCTATGTATACGGTATTCAAAACAGATAACAGTATTGATGATTCGTTTTTCTTTCGACTTTTAAAGACAGATAGAATGATATATAGTTATCAGAGTAATATGTCTGGCTCAATAGCAAGAAGAGGTGGATTAAGATGGAGTGTTTTTGAAACTTTGATTATTAAAATTCCATCTTACGAAGAGCAAGTTTCTATCGCTAATTTTTTTGATAAAGTAGATGAGGAAATAGAGACAGCTACTAAAAAATTAGAAAGTCTTAAACAACAGAAAAAAGGTTTAATGCAGCAATTATTAACGGGTAAAAAGCGGGTAAAAATAGATTAATATGGCAACAGCATACCAACATAACATTTATATAGATGAAAGCTGTCATTTAGAGAATGACATACACCCATTAATGTGTATTGGTTATACCAAAATAGCATCTAAAGATTATGTTTTGTATAAAAATGAGCTTAAAAAAATTAAATTAAAATTTAAAGCGCCTACAGAAATTAAATGGAATAAACTCTCTAATAATCGTTTACCATTTTATAAAGCGATTATAGATTTCTTTTTTGAAAACAATATAGAATTTAGAGCCATTTTGGTAAAAAACAAAGCACAACTAGACCATTCTAAATTCAATAGAGGCGACCACAACTCGTTTTACTACACACTTGTTTTTTTGTTACTGAGAAACCCTTGGGTAAACTATTTAGAAAATCCACATAAGGTAGTTTTAGACATTAAAGATACCAGAGGTAAAGAACGCTTAACCAAGTTAGACAAGCGTTTAAATGAAGAATACAGGCAAAAATACAATAGAGATTCTCCTTTTAATTTTTTTCAGCACATCCGCTCAGACGAAAATGAATTTTTGCAATTAGCCGATTTTTTTATTGGTGCCATAACCTATAAAGCAAGAGGCTTGCATTTACTAGCAACATCATCACAGGTAAAAAAAGATATTGTAGCGTATTTAGAACAAAAATCTGGTTATCAGTTAGACGATGGTACAGCTCCGTTTGAAGAGAAGTTTAATATTTTCGATTTTCAAATTCAAACTCAAAACAAACAGTAATGAATTATTTTGAGGAAGAACACGAGTTAGACCTTGTAGAAGATTTATTTGAATATTTAGACCTAGATGGACCAGATAAGGAACAAATGTATAAACTCTATGGTGTGTTTAAAAAAGATATGATAGACGAACCTATTTTTATCAACAAGATACAAGTAGCTTATGATAAAAGGAAGTCAAGACATCCTTTGTTTAAAGGAAAACCTGTTGGTTTTGAGCATATTTGCACTAGAGAAAGTAAGCATTCTAAAAAACGATATTTTGACCCTGAAAGAACGAATAAAATTCACTGGATAAAGCCAGTAATTCATTTTAAAGAAGATGCTAGAGTTCGTTATTTTGAGCGTGTACATGCTAATGGTAAAAACCAACAATACTATTGGTTACACGAAAAAGATTATGTGGTAATTATTAGAGAAATAACCACTAATTTACAGCTAGTTACAGCGTTTAAAGTAGATGAATTAGAAAAACCAAGATTTAATAATTGGTATAATGATTACAAAAATTAAAGACAAAAAAAAACCTCACTTCGTAAGCGAGGTACGTATCTTAAGGCAATACGACTGATGCAACAAGTGCTAAGCCAAGTCCTTTACCCTTTGGGTAATGACATTGCAAAATTACAAAAATTTGTAATACAAACAAAGTTATTAACAATAATGTAAAAAATATACTATGAGTACACCATCATATATAGAAGATAATGTTTCTCAAATACCAGCATTGCAACTACTCATTAATATGGGGTATAACTATGTATCTCCAAAGCAAGCAGAACAATGGAGGGGCGGAAAGGCACAAGTTTTATTTACAGAAGTGTTACGCAAACAATTACAGAAGATCAATAAAATTAATCGTCGTGGTAAGCAATATGCCTTTTCAGATGCTAACATTAACTCAGCTGTTTTAGCAGTAAAAGATCTACCTATACAAGATGGTTTTATCAACGCAAACAAAGCCTTTTACGATTTAATTACTTTAGGTAAAGCTTTTGAGCAAAGTATTGATGGCGATAAAAAAAGCCATAATATAAATTTTATAGACTGGAAAAAACCTGAGAACAACGTGTATCACGTAACCGAAGAGTTTCCTGTATTAAGAACCGCTAGAACAGATACCTACAGACCAGATTTAGTGTTGTTTATTAATGGAATTCCTTCTGTTATTATAGAATGTAAAAGCCCTTCTTTAGGTGGCACAAAACCTCCAGTAGACTTAGCAATAGAACAGCATATTAGAAATTTTGGCAGTAAAGGTATTCGGTCTTTATACGTGTATTCTAGTTTGTTATTAAGTGTCGCAACCAACCAAGGTAAATATGCAACTACAGATACAAGTAAAGAATTTTGGGCAAAATGGACAGAACAATTTACATCTGGAGAAGCCGAAAAAGCATATTGGTCTAAGTTAAAAAAACTTAAAAACAAATCTTTAGATGAAGACCAAAAGAATATGGTTTTTGAAGAACGTACTGAATATGTACGAAAAACTTTTGATAGCATAGACACAGAAGAACGTTTGTTTACAGAACAAGATAAATTACTCTATAATTTATGTCGTCCAGAACGTTTACTAGACTTAATTTTAAACTTCACACTCTATGATGATGGTACTAAAAAAGTAGCACGATATCAACAATATTTTGCCGTTAACAACACTATTAATCGTGTCACTAAATTTGATAAAACTGGTAAACGTCAAGGAGGCGTTATTTGGCATACGCAAGGAAGTGGAAAATCATTGACCATGGTAATGCTTGCGCAAATGTTAGCGTCAAATCCTCATATTTCAAACCCTAAAATAATTTTAGTTACAGACCGAGTTGACCTTGATGATCAGATTTCAGATACTTTTAAAAAATGTAAAAAAGAAGTACGTCAAGCTAAGACAGGTGCACACCTTACGGAGTTATTAGAAGATAGTAATGACGCAATTATAACAACCATTATCAACAAGTTTGAAGCAGCGGTAAAAAACAACAAGAAACCGTTTACTTCATCAGATATTTTTGTGTTAATTGATGAAGGACACAGAACGCAATACGGTACGTTTAACGTAAGTATGCAACGTGTATTTCCTAATGCTTGTTTTCTAGCTTTTACAGGTACACCCTTAATGAAAAAAGAAAAAAGTACTGCTAATAAATTTGGAGGCTATATAGGCAAAGCATATACCGTAAAAAATGCTGTTGAAGATGGTGCTGTAGTACCATTATTATATGAAGGAAGACATACACATATAATGTTAAATGAAGCTCCTTTAAATACCTACTTTGAAAAACTAGTAGAGCGTAATAATCTTTCAGAACGTGGGCGTGCAAAGTTGAAACAAAAATTCAATACTGTAAATGAATTGAATAAAGCAGATGAAGTTATTATGTGCAGAGCATTAGACATTAGCGAGCATTATACAGCATTTTTTCAAACACATAATGACAATTATAAACCAAAAGCACAATTAGTAGCACCAACCATAAAAGCAGCTTTAAAATACAAAGAATTTTTAGATGAAATCGGAATGGTGGATTCTGAGGTTGTAGTAACGCAATCTGACCAAAGAGAAGGAACAGAAGATGGTTATTTTAATGAAAACGAAGACAAAAGAAGAGAAGACACCTATCTCAATGCGATGATAGATAAGTATGGTGATCTAAAGAAATACGAAAAAAGTATCATCAATCAGTTTAAAAAACGTGATAAACCAGAAATACTAATAGTTGTTGCAAAGCTTTTAACTGGTTTTGATGCACCAAACAATACCGTTTTATATTTATGCCGTTCGCTTAAAGAACACACATTACTACAAGCCATAGCACGTGTAAATCGTGTTTATCCTGGTAAAGATTATGGTTATATTGTAGATTATTATGGTAATCTTGAAAATTTGGATACTGCTTTAAGTACCTATTCAAATTTAAATGGATTTGAAGAAGAAGACTTAGAAGGCACACTAACCAATATTAAAGATGAGATTGCCAAACTACCGCAGGCACACTCAGAATTGTGGGATATTTTTAAAACTTTAAAAGGAAAACATTTAGAAACAACTGCATATGAAGAACACTTGTCGCCTGAAGACGTAAGAAACAAGTTTTATACTAAAGTGTCTCAGTTCGCAAGACTTTTAAAACTAGCACTTTCTTCAGTAGATTTTGTTACCAATACAGATAAAAAGAAGATAGACAACTACAAGCGAGATGCAAAGTTCTTTTTGAAATTACGTGTAGATGTTACTAGACGTTACAATGATGATATTGCATATAAAGAGTTTGAACCACAAATTCAGAAACTTATTAATAAGCATATTACAACTGATGGCGAAGTGATGAAAATCACAGAGCTGGTTGATATATTTAACAAAGAAGAACGTGATGCACAGGTAGAAAATATTAAAGGGAAAGCTGCTCAAGCAGATCATATTGCTAGTAGAACAGTTAAGGCTATCAATATAAAGATGCAGGAAGACCCTATTTATTATAGAAAACTGGCAGACCTTATTAAAGAAACTATTGCAGCCTACCATCAAAGACGTATAGACGAAGCTGAATACTTAAAAAAAACTAAAGAATACCAAGATGAATTTTTTAATGGTCGCTCTAAAGATGCTCCAGAAGAATTAGCAGATAACACAGTGGCTATAGCTTTTTATAATTATAGCTGCTCGGTTTTTGAAGATGTTGAATTATTAAAAACACCATTCCATATTGAAATAAGTTTAGCTATTGATAATATAGTGAAAGAACATATTTATCTAAATGAAAAAAAGATAATTGACTGGCATAAAAACGAAGATATTACAGGGAAAATCAATATAGAGTTAGGTGATGCTATTTATGATTTACATCAAAAATTCGATTTAGATACAGATTGGGGTAAGATA
The nucleotide sequence above comes from Polaribacter butkevichii. Encoded proteins:
- a CDS encoding DUF3800 domain-containing protein; the protein is MATAYQHNIYIDESCHLENDIHPLMCIGYTKIASKDYVLYKNELKKIKLKFKAPTEIKWNKLSNNRLPFYKAIIDFFFENNIEFRAILVKNKAQLDHSKFNRGDHNSFYYTLVFLLLRNPWVNYLENPHKVVLDIKDTRGKERLTKLDKRLNEEYRQKYNRDSPFNFFQHIRSDENEFLQLADFFIGAITYKARGLHLLATSSQVKKDIVAYLEQKSGYQLDDGTAPFEEKFNIFDFQIQTQNKQ
- a CDS encoding type I restriction endonuclease subunit R codes for the protein MSTPSYIEDNVSQIPALQLLINMGYNYVSPKQAEQWRGGKAQVLFTEVLRKQLQKINKINRRGKQYAFSDANINSAVLAVKDLPIQDGFINANKAFYDLITLGKAFEQSIDGDKKSHNINFIDWKKPENNVYHVTEEFPVLRTARTDTYRPDLVLFINGIPSVIIECKSPSLGGTKPPVDLAIEQHIRNFGSKGIRSLYVYSSLLLSVATNQGKYATTDTSKEFWAKWTEQFTSGEAEKAYWSKLKKLKNKSLDEDQKNMVFEERTEYVRKTFDSIDTEERLFTEQDKLLYNLCRPERLLDLILNFTLYDDGTKKVARYQQYFAVNNTINRVTKFDKTGKRQGGVIWHTQGSGKSLTMVMLAQMLASNPHISNPKIILVTDRVDLDDQISDTFKKCKKEVRQAKTGAHLTELLEDSNDAIITTIINKFEAAVKNNKKPFTSSDIFVLIDEGHRTQYGTFNVSMQRVFPNACFLAFTGTPLMKKEKSTANKFGGYIGKAYTVKNAVEDGAVVPLLYEGRHTHIMLNEAPLNTYFEKLVERNNLSERGRAKLKQKFNTVNELNKADEVIMCRALDISEHYTAFFQTHNDNYKPKAQLVAPTIKAALKYKEFLDEIGMVDSEVVVTQSDQREGTEDGYFNENEDKRREDTYLNAMIDKYGDLKKYEKSIINQFKKRDKPEILIVVAKLLTGFDAPNNTVLYLCRSLKEHTLLQAIARVNRVYPGKDYGYIVDYYGNLENLDTALSTYSNLNGFEEEDLEGTLTNIKDEIAKLPQAHSELWDIFKTLKGKHLETTAYEEHLSPEDVRNKFYTKVSQFARLLKLALSSVDFVTNTDKKKIDNYKRDAKFFLKLRVDVTRRYNDDIAYKEFEPQIQKLINKHITTDGEVMKITELVDIFNKEERDAQVENIKGKAAQADHIASRTVKAINIKMQEDPIYYRKLADLIKETIAAYHQRRIDEAEYLKKTKEYQDEFFNGRSKDAPEELADNTVAIAFYNYSCSVFEDVELLKTPFHIEISLAIDNIVKEHIYLNEKKIIDWHKNEDITGKINIELGDAIYDLHQKFDLDTDWGKIDYLIEECIKIAIEKYK